Proteins encoded together in one Streptomyces sp. B1I3 window:
- a CDS encoding leucyl aminopeptidase produces the protein MTALTLSTAGAATLRADALVVGVAKGAGSKSGGLVLAPGAEAVDKAFDGKLADVLETLGASGAEGELTKLPAPSGLKAAVVIAVGLGPVPEKDGGYDAEALRRAAGSAARALSGAKKAGFALPAESVEDAEAVAEGALLGAYAFTAYQGGENRLAPKDAKSGNGAKLPLGEVALLGAKPRDKAFKAAAERAVAVAEEINRARDLVNTPPNDLYPESFAAVAAAAGKEHGIKVQVLDEKALVKGGFGGLLGVGQGSTHGPRLVRLAYTHPKAEKTLALVGKGITYDSGGISLKPAGHNETMKCDMSGAAAVFAAVVAASRLGLRVNVTGWLALAENMPSGNATRPGDVLRMYSGKTVEVLNTDAEGRLVLADALTRASEEKPDAIVDVATLTGAMVLALGNRTFGIMANDDAFRTSIHEIAEEVGEASWPMPLPADLRKGMDSPTADIANMGERMGGGLVAGLFLKEFVGEGIAWAHLDIAGPAFHEGAPYGYTPKGGTGSAVRTLVKLAERTAAGDLG, from the coding sequence GTGACTGCTCTCACTCTCAGCACTGCCGGTGCGGCGACGCTGCGCGCCGACGCACTCGTCGTCGGCGTCGCCAAGGGCGCTGGGTCCAAGTCCGGGGGCCTGGTCCTCGCACCGGGCGCCGAGGCCGTGGACAAGGCGTTCGACGGAAAGCTCGCAGACGTCCTGGAGACCCTGGGTGCCTCCGGTGCCGAGGGCGAACTGACCAAGCTTCCCGCGCCCTCCGGGCTCAAGGCCGCGGTCGTCATCGCGGTCGGGCTCGGTCCGGTCCCGGAGAAGGACGGCGGCTACGACGCCGAGGCACTGCGCCGGGCCGCAGGGAGCGCCGCACGCGCCCTGTCCGGTGCGAAGAAGGCCGGTTTCGCGCTGCCGGCGGAGTCCGTGGAGGACGCCGAGGCCGTCGCGGAGGGCGCCCTGCTCGGCGCCTACGCCTTCACCGCCTACCAGGGCGGCGAGAACAGGCTCGCCCCCAAGGACGCCAAGTCCGGGAACGGCGCGAAGCTGCCGCTCGGGGAGGTCGCCCTGCTGGGCGCCAAGCCGCGCGACAAGGCGTTCAAGGCGGCCGCAGAGCGCGCCGTCGCGGTCGCCGAGGAGATCAACCGGGCCCGTGACCTGGTCAACACCCCGCCGAACGACCTGTACCCCGAGTCCTTCGCGGCGGTGGCCGCCGCGGCCGGCAAGGAGCACGGCATCAAGGTGCAGGTCCTCGACGAGAAGGCGCTCGTCAAGGGCGGCTTCGGGGGTCTGCTGGGCGTCGGCCAGGGCTCCACCCACGGCCCGCGTCTGGTCCGCCTCGCCTACACGCACCCCAAGGCGGAGAAGACCCTGGCCCTGGTCGGCAAGGGCATCACCTACGACTCGGGCGGCATCTCGCTCAAGCCGGCCGGCCACAACGAGACGATGAAGTGCGACATGAGCGGCGCCGCCGCCGTGTTCGCCGCCGTCGTCGCGGCCTCCCGTCTGGGCCTGCGGGTCAACGTCACCGGCTGGCTGGCGCTCGCCGAGAACATGCCGTCCGGCAACGCCACCCGCCCGGGTGACGTCCTGCGCATGTACAGCGGCAAGACCGTCGAGGTCCTCAACACCGACGCCGAGGGCCGGCTGGTCCTCGCCGACGCGCTGACCCGCGCCTCGGAGGAGAAGCCGGACGCGATCGTCGACGTGGCGACCCTCACCGGTGCGATGGTGCTGGCGCTGGGCAACCGCACCTTCGGCATCATGGCCAACGACGACGCCTTCCGCACGTCGATCCACGAGATCGCCGAGGAGGTCGGCGAGGCTTCCTGGCCGATGCCGCTCCCCGCCGACCTGCGCAAGGGGATGGACTCCCCGACCGCCGACATCGCCAACATGGGCGAGCGGATGGGCGGCGGCCTGGTGGCCGGTCTCTTCCTGAAGGAGTTCGTGGGCGAGGGCATCGCCTGGGCG
- a CDS encoding endo alpha-1,4 polygalactosaminidase — protein sequence MRGRTAGTRGTWGPASLAVLILAALSTGCAPGTAPEDPPAAAGAPRSARHWQPEPGVDWQWQLSGRVDTTVDAPVYDIDGFDQDAATVSALHRKGRKVICYLSTGAWEDFRPDAEKFPASVRGKTNGWEGEWWLDIRRTDILEPLMETRIAMCAKKGFDAVEPDNMDGYLNSTGFPLTGKDQLRYNRLIARIAHRHGMAVGLKNDLPQIPELVDDFDFAVNEQCAQYGECGTLTPFIEAGKAVFHAEYEVPVADFCAESRRLRLSSLLKKYELGVWRQGC from the coding sequence ATGCGGGGCAGGACGGCCGGTACGCGAGGAACGTGGGGACCGGCGTCGCTCGCCGTGCTGATCCTGGCGGCGCTGTCCACCGGCTGCGCCCCGGGCACGGCGCCCGAGGACCCGCCGGCCGCCGCCGGCGCACCGCGGTCCGCGCGGCACTGGCAGCCGGAGCCCGGCGTGGACTGGCAGTGGCAGCTCTCCGGCCGGGTGGACACGACGGTGGACGCCCCGGTCTACGACATCGACGGGTTCGACCAGGACGCCGCGACCGTGTCCGCGCTGCACCGCAAGGGCCGCAAGGTCATCTGCTACCTCTCGACCGGCGCCTGGGAGGACTTCCGCCCGGACGCGGAGAAGTTCCCCGCATCCGTGCGCGGCAAGACCAACGGCTGGGAGGGGGAGTGGTGGCTCGACATCCGCCGCACCGACATCCTGGAACCGCTGATGGAGACCCGGATCGCCATGTGCGCGAAGAAGGGGTTCGACGCGGTGGAGCCGGACAACATGGACGGCTACCTCAACTCCACGGGCTTCCCGCTGACGGGGAAGGACCAGCTCCGCTACAACCGGCTGATCGCCCGCATCGCCCACCGCCACGGCATGGCCGTCGGCCTGAAGAACGACCTGCCCCAGATCCCGGAACTGGTGGACGACTTCGACTTCGCGGTCAACGAACAGTGCGCGCAGTACGGCGAGTGCGGAACCCTCACCCCGTTCATCGAGGCGGGCAAGGCCGTCTTCCACGCGGAGTACGAAGTGCCCGTGGCCGACTTCTGTGCCGAGTCCCGGCGGCTGAGGCTGAGCTCACTGCTGAAGAAGTACGAACTCGGCGTCTGGCGCCAGGGCTGCTGA
- a CDS encoding adenosylcobinamide-GDP ribazoletransferase — MTSLNSHGLRFAFGTLTVLPVRVSRWDREAARAGMLCAPLAGLVVGLLAAVPGTVLLLAGSGPLLAAVASAALPAALTRGLHLDGLADTADGLGSARPAEEALRVMKQSDIGPFGVITLLFVLLAQVAALFELYGRDWAHGALGAVAAAAVARSALTLASRRGVPPARPEGLGAAVAGTVPPGAAAGVAVVVVAGCAGAGALLGGYGALCHGLAALAGLGAAGLLLRHCVRRFTGVTGDVFGALAETAATAVLVVLALG; from the coding sequence GTGACCTCCCTGAACAGCCACGGCCTGCGTTTCGCCTTCGGCACCCTGACCGTGCTCCCCGTCCGGGTCTCGCGCTGGGACCGTGAGGCCGCCCGCGCCGGCATGCTCTGCGCCCCGCTCGCCGGGCTCGTCGTGGGGCTGCTCGCGGCCGTGCCCGGGACGGTGCTCCTGCTGGCCGGATCGGGACCCCTGCTCGCGGCGGTCGCCTCGGCCGCGCTCCCCGCCGCCCTCACCCGCGGCCTGCACCTGGACGGTCTGGCGGACACCGCGGACGGGCTCGGCAGCGCCAGGCCCGCCGAGGAAGCGCTGCGCGTCATGAAGCAGTCGGACATTGGTCCGTTCGGTGTGATCACGCTGCTGTTCGTCCTGCTCGCCCAGGTGGCCGCCCTCTTCGAGCTGTACGGCCGGGACTGGGCGCACGGTGCGCTGGGGGCGGTGGCCGCCGCGGCCGTCGCCCGGTCCGCGCTCACCCTCGCCTCCCGCCGCGGCGTGCCGCCGGCCAGGCCGGAGGGGCTGGGTGCCGCGGTGGCCGGCACCGTGCCGCCCGGCGCCGCGGCGGGCGTCGCGGTGGTGGTGGTCGCGGGCTGCGCCGGGGCCGGTGCGCTGCTGGGCGGCTACGGAGCCCTGTGCCACGGCCTCGCCGCCCTGGCCGGTCTGGGGGCCGCGGGGCTGTTGCTGCGGCACTGCGTGCGGCGCTTCACCGGGGTGACCGGCGATGTGTTCGGGGCGCTGGCGGAGACCGCCGCCACCGCGGTCCTGGTGGTGCTGGCCCTGGGGTAG